A single window of Providencia alcalifaciens DNA harbors:
- a CDS encoding RtcB family protein yields the protein MNNNNFNQIMQPNSAPVKMWTHGVPVDPAAVTQLQNTAKMPFIFKHLAVMPDVHVGKGSTIGSVIPTKGAIIPAAVGVDIGCGMIAVRTSLTASDLPDSLQNIRFAIEAAVPHGRTTHRHGRDKGAWHRAPDIVDTHWAQLDEEFKRICDKYPKLRGTNHYNHLGTLGTGNHFIELCLDEQDRVWVMLHSGSRGVGNAIGNLFITLAQKDMQQHIANLPDRDLAYFQEGSQYFNDYMEAVGWAQDFARHNREVMMHRVLEALSKEITKPFMTQQEAVNCHHNYVQKEQHFGEEILVTRKGAVSAQKGQMGIIPGSMGAKSFIVRGLGDEESFCSCSHGAGRVMSRTEAKKRFSVSDQKIATAHVECRKDSDVIDEIPMAYKDIDAVMAAQSSLVEIVHTLRQVVCVKG from the coding sequence ATGAATAACAATAACTTTAACCAAATCATGCAGCCAAATAGTGCCCCTGTAAAAATGTGGACTCACGGAGTTCCTGTCGATCCTGCGGCAGTGACCCAATTGCAAAACACAGCCAAAATGCCGTTTATCTTTAAACACCTCGCAGTGATGCCAGATGTGCATGTGGGTAAAGGTTCCACCATTGGGAGCGTGATCCCAACTAAAGGGGCGATTATCCCTGCGGCGGTTGGCGTGGATATCGGATGTGGGATGATTGCGGTACGTACATCATTAACTGCATCGGATTTGCCAGATAGCCTGCAAAATATTCGTTTTGCCATTGAAGCCGCGGTACCTCACGGACGAACCACCCATCGACATGGTCGAGATAAAGGCGCTTGGCATCGTGCTCCTGATATTGTGGATACCCATTGGGCGCAACTGGATGAAGAGTTCAAACGTATCTGCGATAAGTACCCGAAGTTACGTGGGACAAACCATTACAACCATTTAGGAACCTTGGGAACGGGGAACCACTTTATTGAGCTGTGTCTGGATGAGCAAGACCGCGTTTGGGTAATGCTACATAGCGGGTCTCGCGGTGTGGGAAATGCGATTGGTAACTTGTTTATTACCTTAGCGCAAAAAGATATGCAGCAACATATCGCCAACTTACCCGACCGTGATTTAGCGTATTTCCAAGAGGGTAGCCAATACTTCAACGACTATATGGAAGCCGTAGGTTGGGCACAAGATTTTGCCCGCCATAACCGTGAAGTGATGATGCACCGCGTACTGGAAGCGCTGTCGAAAGAAATCACCAAACCGTTTATGACGCAACAAGAAGCCGTAAACTGCCACCATAACTATGTGCAGAAAGAGCAGCATTTTGGTGAAGAGATCCTAGTTACCCGAAAAGGGGCCGTATCTGCCCAAAAAGGGCAAATGGGGATCATTCCTGGTTCAATGGGAGCCAAAAGCTTTATTGTTCGAGGTCTTGGAGACGAAGAGAGTTTTTGTTCCTGTAGTCATGGCGCAGGACGCGTAATGAGCCGAACAGAAGCCAAAAAACGTTTTTCAGTGAGCGACCAAAAGATAGCGACCGCCCACGTTGAATGTCGAAAAGATAGTGATGTAATTGATGAAATTCCAATGGCTTATAAAGACATTGATGCGGTTATGGCAGCCCAATCATCGCTGGTAGAAATTGTGCATACTCTACGCCAAGTGGTGTGTGTGAAGGGGTAA
- a CDS encoding slipin family protein, giving the protein MTKINVAQGYIALTSNKGDFKQLFTAGEHRLNDWFNKLTVSLFELNNDPIEEKLAEHLRQFHPDWVEEYCVDITLADDEMGLVYLHNSLTEILAPATRRLYWKTGNTLCIKTQSTDDVVINPTLLARLAGKKRIKGTDLALISQVPAWHVGIFKLDGEIQSVLQPGTYGYWKICRKPEVDVIDTRLQALEVSGQEILTKDKVTLRVNLSANWRYADILLALSKLSQPVDYLYRELQFALREIIGTRTLDELLENKQLIDQLMMDQVVQTALTFGLEIDSIGVKDIILPGDMRTILSQVVEAEKSAQANVIRRREETAATRSLLNTAKVMENNPIALRLKELETLENIAHRIDQISVYGGLDQVLNGLVKIKE; this is encoded by the coding sequence ATGACAAAAATTAACGTGGCACAGGGATACATTGCACTGACTTCAAACAAAGGCGATTTCAAGCAACTGTTCACCGCTGGTGAACATCGCCTCAATGATTGGTTTAATAAACTAACGGTTTCACTGTTTGAACTGAATAATGACCCAATTGAAGAAAAACTCGCTGAACATTTACGCCAGTTTCATCCTGATTGGGTTGAAGAATACTGCGTGGATATCACCCTCGCAGATGATGAAATGGGCTTGGTTTATTTGCATAACAGCCTGACTGAAATTTTAGCGCCCGCGACGCGCCGGCTGTACTGGAAAACAGGCAATACGTTATGCATCAAGACCCAATCAACAGACGATGTGGTTATCAACCCAACATTACTGGCGCGCTTGGCGGGTAAAAAACGCATCAAAGGTACCGATCTGGCCTTAATCAGCCAAGTCCCTGCATGGCATGTGGGCATCTTTAAGTTGGATGGCGAGATCCAGTCAGTTTTACAACCCGGCACTTACGGCTACTGGAAGATTTGTCGCAAGCCTGAAGTGGACGTGATTGATACGCGATTACAGGCATTGGAAGTCAGCGGTCAGGAGATCTTGACCAAAGATAAAGTGACTTTACGTGTTAACTTATCGGCAAACTGGCGCTATGCCGACATTTTATTGGCGTTATCCAAATTGAGCCAACCGGTAGACTATTTATATCGCGAGCTGCAATTTGCCCTGCGTGAAATTATCGGCACACGTACCTTAGATGAGCTTTTGGAAAACAAGCAGTTAATCGACCAACTGATGATGGATCAGGTGGTACAAACCGCCCTCACTTTCGGTTTAGAAATCGATAGCATTGGCGTGAAAGATATTATTTTGCCCGGAGACATGCGCACCATCTTGTCTCAAGTAGTCGAAGCCGAAAAATCGGCGCAAGCCAACGTGATCCGTCGCCGCGAAGAAACCGCCGCCACGCGCTCACTGTTAAATACCGCCAAAGTAATGGAAAACAACCCCATTGCCTTGCGTTTAAAAGAACTCGAAACCTTAGAAAATATTGCACATCGAATCGACCAAATTTCCGTTTACGGTGGATTGGATCAAGTATTAAACGGATTGGTAAAAATTAAGGAATAA
- the rtcR gene encoding RNA repair transcriptional activator RtcR — translation MNQKRKVVIGVLGTVLDRRGKKANRWNKWRPTVGLCQQADLDIHRFELIHQVNDYSLACRVKEDIEQASPKTEVVLREVDIADPWDFEEVYTSLLDFSADYPFDTQNEEYLVHITTGTHVVQICWFLLTEAHYLPAKLIQTSPTRGERETDPAGMYAEIDLDLSRYTQITSRFDSQQQTQLAFLKAGIATRNRAFNTMIEQIERVALRSKAPILLNGPTGAGKSFLARRIYQLRQGRHQVKGRFVEINCATLRGDNAMSTLFGHVKGAFTGALNPRQGLLKEADGGILFLDEIAELGLDEQAMLLKAIEEKSFFPFGSDSEIQSDFQLIAGTHRNLAEWVEEGKFREDLFARINMWTFALPGLADRREDIEPNIDYELAKFCQAEQCQIRFDREARKHYVQFACSSQAAWRGNFRELGASISRMATFAERGRISQSVVEEEIQRLSQQWQPKSKLQLPEQVGEIDLFEQQQLATVLDVCRKSSSLSEAGRTLFAVSRQQKKQPNDADRLRKYLAKFGLDWDQIR, via the coding sequence ATGAATCAGAAAAGAAAAGTGGTTATTGGCGTATTGGGTACTGTGCTCGACCGCCGAGGTAAAAAAGCCAATCGCTGGAACAAATGGCGGCCTACCGTGGGACTGTGCCAACAAGCAGATTTAGATATTCACCGTTTTGAGCTAATTCATCAGGTGAATGACTACTCGCTCGCGTGCCGCGTGAAAGAGGATATTGAGCAGGCATCGCCGAAAACTGAGGTGGTGCTACGTGAAGTGGATATTGCGGATCCGTGGGATTTTGAAGAGGTCTACACTTCACTGCTGGATTTTTCCGCAGACTACCCTTTCGATACACAAAACGAAGAGTATTTGGTGCACATCACGACAGGCACCCACGTAGTACAAATCTGTTGGTTCTTGCTGACTGAAGCCCATTATCTGCCCGCAAAATTGATCCAGACTTCACCGACTCGTGGGGAACGGGAAACCGATCCTGCGGGTATGTATGCGGAGATTGATCTCGATTTAAGTCGTTATACACAAATCACCAGCCGTTTTGACAGCCAACAGCAAACTCAATTGGCATTCTTAAAAGCGGGTATCGCCACCCGTAATCGGGCGTTTAACACTATGATTGAGCAAATCGAGCGCGTGGCACTGCGCTCTAAAGCGCCTATTTTGCTCAATGGCCCTACGGGAGCAGGAAAATCATTCCTCGCTCGGCGAATTTATCAGTTACGCCAAGGACGCCACCAAGTCAAAGGGCGTTTTGTGGAGATCAACTGTGCGACCTTGCGCGGCGATAATGCGATGTCCACGTTATTTGGGCATGTGAAGGGCGCATTTACAGGGGCACTTAATCCGCGCCAAGGGCTACTGAAAGAGGCCGATGGGGGCATTTTATTTTTGGATGAAATTGCCGAGTTGGGGCTTGATGAGCAAGCCATGCTCTTAAAAGCCATTGAAGAGAAAAGTTTTTTCCCGTTCGGTTCAGACAGTGAAATTCAAAGTGATTTCCAGTTGATAGCAGGAACCCATCGCAACCTTGCCGAGTGGGTGGAAGAGGGGAAATTCCGCGAAGATTTATTCGCCCGTATTAATATGTGGACGTTTGCGTTGCCAGGGCTGGCGGATCGCCGTGAGGATATTGAGCCGAATATCGATTATGAGCTGGCAAAATTCTGCCAAGCGGAGCAATGCCAAATCCGTTTTGACCGAGAAGCTCGCAAGCACTATGTTCAGTTTGCTTGCTCCTCTCAAGCCGCATGGCGTGGTAACTTCCGTGAGCTAGGCGCTTCAATTTCCCGAATGGCAACCTTTGCGGAACGTGGGCGCATTTCGCAATCAGTGGTGGAGGAAGAAATTCAGCGCCTGAGTCAGCAGTGGCAGCCTAAATCTAAACTACAGCTGCCCGAACAAGTGGGGGAAATCGACCTGTTTGAGCAGCAGCAGCTCGCCACTGTACTGGATGTGTGCCGAAAATCTTCATCATTATCAGAAGCCGGTCGCACATTGTTTGCGGTGTCTCGCCAACAGAAAAAACAACCGAATGATGCCGACCGGCTACGTAAATATTTAGCTAAGTTTGGGTTGGATTGGGATCAGATCAGATAG
- the rnz gene encoding ribonuclease Z: MELTFLGTSAGVPTKERNVTSMILNLVGIRKSYWLFDCGEGTQHRILNSPFKTPKIEKIFITHLHGDHIFGLPGLLCSRSMGGTTDPLRLYGPKGLKQYVETVLSVSDSYMTYPLEIVEIEAGKLFDDGELIVTAYRLDHRVECYGYRIEEHPKPGALNVQKLEQDGIPRGPWMQALKKGEVIELEDGRIVNGADYLGEPVAGKVVAIFGDTIPTPDALLLAKNADVMVHETTLEVALEAKANEHGHSSTRQAAQLAKQAGVKRFIATHISGRYGPDEIPRLLAECQAEFPETQIAEDYLTVRV, encoded by the coding sequence ATGGAACTGACTTTCTTGGGTACTAGCGCAGGTGTGCCAACAAAAGAGCGCAATGTCACCAGTATGATATTAAATTTAGTCGGTATCCGTAAAAGCTACTGGCTCTTTGACTGTGGCGAAGGTACCCAGCACCGAATTTTAAATAGCCCCTTTAAAACACCTAAAATCGAGAAGATTTTTATTACCCATTTACACGGTGACCATATTTTTGGTTTACCGGGATTGCTGTGTAGTCGTTCTATGGGGGGAACGACGGATCCCTTGAGACTATATGGACCAAAAGGGTTGAAGCAGTATGTGGAAACCGTTTTATCAGTGAGCGACTCCTATATGACTTATCCTCTTGAAATTGTAGAAATTGAGGCAGGTAAGTTATTTGATGATGGGGAGCTAATTGTCACAGCGTATCGGTTGGATCACCGCGTAGAATGTTATGGCTATCGTATTGAAGAGCATCCAAAACCGGGGGCGCTAAATGTGCAAAAACTGGAGCAAGATGGGATCCCTCGCGGGCCTTGGATGCAGGCGCTGAAAAAGGGTGAAGTTATTGAGCTAGAAGATGGCCGTATCGTGAATGGGGCTGACTACCTTGGTGAGCCAGTTGCAGGTAAAGTGGTCGCGATTTTTGGGGATACTATTCCAACACCAGACGCGTTGTTATTGGCAAAAAATGCCGATGTGATGGTGCATGAAACGACGTTAGAAGTGGCGCTAGAGGCGAAAGCCAATGAACATGGGCACTCTTCTACCCGCCAAGCGGCGCAGCTAGCCAAACAAGCGGGGGTAAAACGGTTTATTGCGACGCATATCAGTGGGCGTTATGGACCTGATGAAATTCCACGTTTACTGGCGGAGTGCCAAGCTGAGTTTCCTGAGACGCAAATAGCGGAAGATTATTTGACGGTGAGAGTTTAG
- a CDS encoding DeoR family transcriptional regulator, translating to MIETKQKERLRRLSECIKRSGRIHLKEAARILEVSEMTIRRDLNADTEGPIPMSLLGGYIVSVTQPTTLAPHEPHADIFTPDQTEDLYIPNLAASMVSEDDVIFFDNGIEMATLIALIPEEISFTGICYSHNVFLALSQKKNATALLCGGEYRPKSDSFYSPTLPSLLDSINPKKAFMSATGVHSTYGVTCYNLDDLPMKKKGMEKSIRKILLAPYNLFDEVATANMGELSQFDVIVTNRQLSDEYETYCRNGFVKVIY from the coding sequence GTGATAGAAACTAAACAAAAAGAACGCCTTCGCCGATTAAGTGAATGTATTAAACGTTCAGGACGCATTCATCTTAAAGAAGCCGCGAGAATACTCGAAGTCTCTGAAATGACCATTCGTCGAGATCTTAATGCGGATACCGAAGGCCCTATCCCGATGTCACTGCTTGGTGGCTATATTGTTTCTGTCACTCAACCTACCACCTTAGCCCCTCACGAACCTCATGCCGATATTTTCACGCCAGATCAAACTGAAGACCTGTATATCCCAAATTTAGCCGCCAGTATGGTCAGTGAAGACGATGTGATCTTTTTCGACAATGGCATCGAAATGGCGACCTTGATAGCCTTAATTCCAGAAGAAATTAGCTTTACCGGAATTTGTTATTCTCATAACGTTTTTCTCGCATTGAGCCAGAAAAAAAATGCCACAGCGCTACTGTGTGGTGGAGAATATCGCCCAAAAAGTGATTCTTTTTACAGCCCTACGCTGCCCTCTTTACTCGATTCCATTAACCCCAAAAAAGCATTTATGTCTGCCACTGGGGTTCACAGCACCTACGGGGTGACTTGCTATAATCTCGATGATTTACCGATGAAAAAGAAAGGTATGGAAAAATCTATCCGTAAGATTTTATTAGCGCCTTACAATCTGTTTGATGAAGTGGCGACCGCCAATATGGGCGAACTGTCCCAGTTTGATGTGATAGTGACAAACCGACAGCTGAGTGATGAGTACGAAACTTACTGCCGCAATGGGTTTGTGAAAGTGATTTACTAG
- the deoC gene encoding deoxyribose-phosphate aldolase → MQDLAKYIDHTLLAADATVSDIKKLCAEAAQYHFASVCVNTGYVPLANECLKDSDVKVCCVVGFPLGAGLTETKAFEAAEAVRRGADEVDMVINVGMLKSGDLEFVRRDIEAVFSACGDATLKVILENCLLTDEEITQVCEICRTMKVGFVKTSTGFSTMGATEHHVALMRKVVGNEIGVKASGGVRTRETAIKMIEAGANRVGASASVSIVTGENITPSDY, encoded by the coding sequence ATGCAAGATTTAGCGAAATATATTGATCACACATTATTAGCCGCAGACGCAACTGTCAGTGATATCAAAAAGTTATGTGCAGAAGCTGCGCAATACCACTTTGCCTCTGTGTGTGTTAATACCGGTTATGTTCCACTTGCAAATGAATGCTTAAAAGATAGCGATGTAAAAGTTTGCTGTGTGGTAGGATTCCCATTAGGTGCTGGTTTAACAGAAACTAAAGCATTTGAAGCAGCAGAAGCGGTACGCCGTGGTGCTGATGAAGTGGATATGGTTATCAACGTTGGCATGCTAAAAAGCGGTGATTTAGAGTTCGTTCGTCGTGATATCGAAGCGGTATTTTCCGCTTGTGGTGATGCCACTTTGAAAGTTATTTTAGAGAACTGCCTGTTAACTGATGAAGAAATCACACAAGTTTGTGAAATTTGCCGCACAATGAAAGTTGGTTTTGTGAAAACTTCAACAGGATTCAGTACAATGGGTGCCACCGAGCATCATGTTGCCTTGATGCGCAAAGTCGTTGGTAATGAAATTGGCGTTAAAGCATCTGGCGGCGTTCGTACTCGCGAAACCGCAATTAAAATGATTGAAGCGGGTGCTAACCGTGTTGGCGCAAGCGCAAGTGTCTCAATTGTGACTGGAGAAAATATCACTCCAAGTGACTACTAA
- the rbsK gene encoding ribokinase, protein MDIAVIGSNMVDLITYIDQMPKEGETLEAPAFKIGCGGKGANQAVAAAKLNSKVIMLTKVGDDIFADNTIRNLESYGINTRYVEKVPCTSSGVAPIFVNQNSSNSILIVKGANKFLSPEDIDRAAEDLKKCKLIVLQLEVQLETVYHAIAFGNKHNIPVLLNPAPAQRALDLDYACRCDFFVPNETELEILTNMPVDTMDDVRRAAQSLLDKGLKNLIVTLGDKGALWMTRDSELFIPAIKVNAIDTSGAGDAFIGCFSHYYVHTGNIEEAMKKAVLFSAFSVTGKGTQSSYPSIEQFSEFVQLNN, encoded by the coding sequence ATGGATATAGCAGTTATCGGTTCAAATATGGTCGATTTGATCACTTACATCGACCAAATGCCAAAAGAGGGTGAAACCCTCGAAGCGCCAGCATTCAAAATTGGTTGTGGCGGTAAAGGCGCAAACCAAGCGGTTGCAGCGGCAAAATTGAACTCAAAAGTGATTATGTTAACCAAAGTCGGTGACGATATTTTTGCGGATAATACCATTCGTAATCTTGAGTCCTACGGCATCAATACCCGTTATGTAGAAAAGGTACCTTGTACATCGAGCGGTGTTGCCCCGATTTTTGTCAACCAAAATTCGTCTAACAGTATTTTGATTGTCAAAGGAGCGAATAAATTCTTATCTCCAGAAGATATCGACCGCGCTGCGGAAGATCTGAAAAAATGCAAATTGATCGTATTGCAGCTGGAAGTACAGCTGGAAACGGTTTACCACGCGATTGCTTTCGGGAATAAGCACAACATTCCTGTGTTACTTAACCCTGCGCCAGCACAACGCGCACTGGATTTAGATTACGCATGCCGTTGTGATTTCTTTGTACCGAATGAAACCGAGTTAGAGATTCTGACCAATATGCCTGTGGACACCATGGATGACGTGCGTCGTGCTGCACAATCCCTGTTAGACAAAGGCTTGAAAAACCTGATTGTCACTTTAGGTGATAAAGGTGCGCTATGGATGACTCGCGATAGTGAGCTGTTCATTCCGGCTATCAAAGTTAACGCGATTGATACCAGTGGTGCTGGCGATGCGTTTATCGGCTGCTTCTCTCATTATTATGTCCACACTGGAAATATCGAGGAAGCGATGAAAAAAGCGGTTCTATTCTCGGCTTTTAGTGTAACCGGAAAAGGTACGCAATCTTCTTACCCAAGTATCGAGCAGTTCAGTGAGTTTGTGCAGTTGAATAATTAG
- the fucP gene encoding L-fucose:H+ symporter permease: MNIKNITQLPDGYLSRTPIFQFILLSCLFPLWGCAAALNDILITQFKSVFELSNFASALVQSAFYGGYFLIAIPASLVIKKTSYKYAIMIGLILYIAGCSMFFPASHMATYTMFLAAIFAIAIGLSFLETAANTYSSMIGPKQYATLRLNISQTFYPIGAAGGILLGKYLVFSEGESLQNQMAGMDATQLHEFRLAMLENTLEPYRYMIMVLVVVMILFLLTKFPKCKVAETVDHKRPSALDTLKYLAKNSRFRKGIIAQFLYVGMQVAVWSFTIRLALEMGDINERDASNFMVYSFACFFIGKFIANILMTRFNADKVLIIYSIIGVLFLVYVAFMPSFTAVYAAVLVSILFGPCWATIYAGTLETVDNEHTEMAGAVIVMAIVGAAVVPAIQGYVADITHSLQLSFLVSMLCFVYVGIYFVGERRFKAKQQAK; encoded by the coding sequence ATGAACATCAAAAATATTACTCAGTTACCAGATGGTTACCTGAGCAGAACACCTATATTCCAATTTATCCTACTTTCCTGCTTATTTCCGCTCTGGGGATGCGCAGCAGCACTGAATGATATTTTAATCACACAGTTTAAAAGCGTTTTTGAACTCAGTAACTTTGCCTCTGCATTAGTGCAAAGTGCGTTTTATGGCGGTTACTTTTTGATTGCTATCCCTGCCTCACTGGTTATCAAGAAAACCAGCTATAAATACGCGATTATGATCGGGCTTATTTTGTATATCGCGGGTTGTTCCATGTTCTTCCCTGCGTCTCATATGGCGACTTACACCATGTTCTTAGCCGCGATTTTTGCTATCGCGATTGGATTAAGTTTCCTTGAAACCGCTGCGAACACTTACAGTTCGATGATTGGTCCAAAGCAGTATGCGACTCTGCGTCTGAATATTAGCCAAACTTTCTACCCAATCGGTGCCGCGGGCGGGATCTTACTGGGTAAATATTTAGTGTTCTCAGAAGGTGAAAGCTTACAAAATCAAATGGCGGGAATGGACGCAACACAGCTTCATGAATTCCGTCTGGCTATGTTAGAAAATACCCTCGAACCATACCGCTATATGATCATGGTTTTGGTCGTGGTCATGATTCTGTTTTTACTGACTAAATTCCCGAAATGTAAAGTGGCAGAAACGGTGGATCATAAACGTCCTTCTGCACTGGATACCTTAAAATATTTAGCCAAAAACAGCCGCTTTAGAAAAGGGATCATCGCCCAGTTCTTATATGTGGGCATGCAAGTTGCAGTGTGGTCGTTCACCATCCGCTTAGCGCTGGAAATGGGGGATATCAACGAGCGAGATGCCTCTAACTTTATGGTGTACAGCTTCGCCTGTTTCTTCATTGGTAAGTTTATTGCCAACATCTTAATGACTCGCTTTAACGCCGATAAAGTACTGATTATCTATTCGATTATTGGTGTGCTGTTCCTGGTGTATGTGGCCTTTATGCCAAGCTTCACCGCAGTGTATGCGGCAGTATTAGTGAGTATTCTGTTTGGACCATGCTGGGCAACTATCTATGCCGGCACTTTGGAAACCGTCGACAACGAGCATACTGAAATGGCGGGTGCGGTGATTGTAATGGCGATTGTGGGTGCGGCAGTTGTGCCTGCTATTCAAGGTTATGTCGCGGATATCACCCACTCTCTGCAACTCTCTTTCTTAGTTTCAATGTTGTGCTTCGTCTACGTGGGCATTTACTTCGTTGGCGAACGTCGCTTTAAAGCTAAACAACAAGCCAAATAA
- a CDS encoding aldose 1-epimerase family protein, which produces MNTIIPLHKRLFTEKPTLVLKNSQFSVSAFVYQSGVQGLRVENSQGHLTILPFLGQMIWDAEFCGQNLKMENMFSEPKPVPTVIETYGCFAFHSGIISNGCPSPEDNHPLHGEMPCAPMDSAWLELTENSLKVCGEYEYVMGFGHHYCASPFVQLHTDSALFDIHMSVTNLASVPMPLQYMCHMNYAYVDDATLTQNIPEQAIKLRESIPGHVHPTQKWLDFNQALKCGEVKLNQLNQPQMCDPEIVFFMDNLSQYTANPEFKMTSPAGNTFVTRFKANELNYATRWILYNGDQKVGAFVLPATCRPEGFIAAKNNQTLIWLAAGENRQFTVTTGVEQ; this is translated from the coding sequence ATGAACACAATTATCCCGTTACATAAACGCTTATTTACGGAAAAACCGACCTTAGTTTTGAAAAATAGCCAGTTTTCCGTTTCCGCATTTGTCTATCAATCTGGCGTGCAAGGGCTGCGTGTTGAAAACTCGCAGGGGCACTTAACCATTTTGCCATTTTTAGGGCAGATGATTTGGGATGCTGAGTTTTGCGGGCAAAATCTGAAAATGGAAAATATGTTTTCAGAACCCAAGCCTGTTCCAACCGTGATTGAAACCTATGGCTGCTTCGCCTTCCATTCTGGAATAATCAGTAATGGTTGCCCATCACCAGAAGATAATCACCCACTACACGGGGAAATGCCCTGCGCACCGATGGATAGCGCATGGCTTGAATTGACAGAAAACAGCCTTAAAGTGTGTGGCGAATATGAGTATGTGATGGGCTTTGGCCATCATTATTGTGCGTCGCCATTTGTGCAATTACATACCGATAGTGCGCTGTTTGATATTCATATGTCCGTCACTAACTTGGCATCAGTGCCAATGCCGCTCCAATATATGTGCCATATGAACTATGCCTATGTGGACGACGCCACTTTAACGCAGAATATTCCTGAGCAGGCGATTAAGCTGCGTGAGTCTATTCCGGGGCATGTGCATCCAACCCAAAAGTGGCTCGATTTTAACCAAGCTCTTAAGTGTGGCGAAGTGAAGCTAAATCAACTGAATCAGCCGCAAATGTGTGACCCTGAAATTGTCTTCTTTATGGATAATTTGAGCCAATACACTGCAAATCCTGAATTTAAGATGACTTCGCCAGCAGGCAATACGTTTGTGACCCGGTTTAAAGCCAATGAACTAAATTATGCGACTCGCTGGATTTTATATAATGGCGATCAAAAAGTGGGGGCATTTGTGTTGCCAGCAACCTGTCGCCCAGAAGGGTTTATTGCTGCGAAAAATAACCAAACGTTGATTTGGTTGGCGGCGGGAGAAAACCGTCAATTTACCGTGACGACGGGCGTCGAACAGTAA
- a CDS encoding DUF2750 domain-containing protein, protein MNSIYFSPKKQEIQNVLLLNPHQRYDYFIGKVADWEQVWTLGNHDGLVTAQDDSQCLFLPLWVAKEYAELCLTDEWSGCYPLPMTLEHVMMEVLPDMASANIKTAIMMLPNGKGTPTFNAQSVLDDLQEECQQYE, encoded by the coding sequence ATGAACAGCATCTATTTTTCACCTAAAAAACAAGAAATCCAAAATGTTCTACTGCTGAATCCTCATCAACGATATGACTATTTTATCGGCAAGGTTGCGGACTGGGAGCAAGTATGGACATTGGGTAACCATGATGGCTTAGTCACGGCACAAGATGATAGCCAGTGTTTATTTTTACCGTTGTGGGTCGCAAAAGAGTATGCCGAATTATGCTTAACCGATGAATGGAGCGGATGTTACCCGCTTCCTATGACGTTGGAACATGTAATGATGGAAGTATTACCTGACATGGCGAGCGCTAATATAAAAACGGCAATTATGATGCTACCCAATGGCAAGGGTACCCCTACATTTAATGCTCAAAGCGTACTCGATGACTTACAAGAAGAGTGTCAGCAATATGAATAA